A genomic stretch from Solanum stenotomum isolate F172 chromosome 8, ASM1918654v1, whole genome shotgun sequence includes:
- the LOC125874450 gene encoding photosystem I reaction center subunit II, chloroplastic has product MAMATQASLFTPALSVPKSTAPWKQSLLSFSTPKQLKSTVSVTRPIRAMAEEAPAATEEKPAPAGFTPPQLDPNTPSPIFSGSTGGLLRKAQVEEFYVITWESPKEQIFEMPTGGAAIMREGPNLLKLARKEQCLALGTRLRSKYKINYQFYRVFPNGEVQYLHPKDGVYPEKVNPGREGVGQNFRSIGKNKSAIEVKFTGKQVYDI; this is encoded by the coding sequence ATGGCCATGGCAACTCAAGCTTCCCTCTTCACCCCTGCTCTCTCCGTCCCCAAATCCACCGCTCCATGGAAACAATCCCTCCTATCCTTCTCTACTCCTAAGCAACTCAAATCTACCGTCTCAGTAACCCGACCCATCAGGGCCATGGCCGAAGAAGCCCCAGCTGCCACCGAAGAGAAACCCGCTCCAGCAGGATTCACTCCACCTCAATTGGACCCAAACACACCTTCCCCAATCTTCAGTGGCAGCACTGGTGGGCTTCTTCGCAAAGCCCAAGTAGAAGAATTCTACGTCATCACATGGGAATCACCAAAGGAACAGATCTTCGAGATGCCAACAGGTGGTGCTGCTATAATGAGAGAAGGACCCAATTTGTTGAAATTGGCCAGGAAAGAACAGTGCTTAGCTCTTGGTACAAGGTTGAGATCCAAATACAAGATTAACTACCAGTTTTACAGGGTGTTCCCCAATGGTGAGGTGCAATATTTGCATCCCAAAGATGGTGTGTACCCTGAAAAGGTGAACCCAGGGCGTGAAGGAGTTGGTCAGAACTTTAGATCCATTGGAAAGAACAAGAGTGCTATTGAAGTCAAGTTTACTGGGAAACAAGTGTATGATATTTAA
- the LOC125874417 gene encoding sugar transport protein 8-like produces the protein MSTIQANNSKITVYVVSCWIFAAFGGLMFGYDIGISGGVSGMDDFLIKFFPNVYERKLHAKENNYCKYDDQLLQLFTSSLYLSALVSSFFASKACSALGRRPTIFMASLFFIAGAVLSAASEQRWMLIVGRILFGVGVGFGNETVPLFLTEVAPIQLRGAVNIMFQLFVTIGIFIANLVNYATSNMHPNGWRVSLGLAAVPALMLLVGCFVITDTPASLIQRGKDEQGKAALKKVRGVDDVEVEFKEIVAACEQAKAVKHPFRNLMKSASVPPLVIAVFLQIFQQFTGINAIMFYAPVLFQTMGFKSDGALLSAVITGLVNVGSTFVSIYAVDKVGRRKLLLQACCQMLISQLAIGIILSFSLKETGTLDRTLATIVVILVCTYVMSFAWSWGPLGWLIPSETFPMETRTAGFAFAVSTNMLFTSIIAQAFLTMLCKMQANIFFFFSGWIVVMGLFVVFLVPETKGVPIDGMVDVWKSHPVWKRCFKNE, from the exons atgtCGACAATTCAAGCAAATAACTCTAAGATCACAGTCTATGTGGTATCATGCTGGATCTTTGCTGCCTTTGGAGGGCTTATGTTTGGCTATGATATTGGTATTTCAG GTGGAGTGTCTGGTATGGATGATTTCTTGATCAAATTTTTCCCAAATGTTTACGAAAGGAAGCTTCATGCTAAAGAGAACAACTATTGTAAATACGATGATCAACTTCTTCAGCTATTTACCTCATCATTGTATCTATCAGCTTTGGTTTCTAGTTTCTTTGCATCCAAGGCCTGTTCAGCTCTAGGCCGTAGGCCTACCATTTTCATGGCTTCTCTGTTCTTCATTGCTGGGGCTGTTTTAAGTGCTGCCTCAGAACAAAGATGGATGCTCATTGTTGGTAGAATTTTGTTCGGTGTTGGTGTTGGTTTCGGAAATGAG ACTGTTCCTCTGTTTTTGACAGAAGTAGCACCAATCCAACTCAGAGGAGCTGTGAATATTATGTTCCAACTTTTCGTAACAATAGGAATATTCATAGCAAATCTTGTGAATTATGCAACATCCAACATGCACCCCAACGGCTGGAGGGTGTCACTTGGGCTGGCAGCCGTTCCAGCTTTAATGCTGCTCGTCGGTTGCTTCGTTATCACTGACACTCCTGCCAGTTTAATCCAACGTGGCAAAGACGAACAGGGCAAAGCTGCACTAAAGAAAGTCAGGGGAGTTGATGATGTTGAAGTTGAATTTAAGGAAATAGTTGCTGCTTGTGAACAAGCCAAGGCTGTGAAACATCCATTCAGGAACCTCATGAAGTCTGCCAGTGTCCCACCACTTGTGATTGCTGTATTTTTGCAGATTTTCCAACAATTCACTGGAATTAACGCCATTATGTTCTACGCACCTGTCCTGTTCCAAACCATGGGATTCAAGTCTGATGGTGCACTTTTGTCCGCTGTCATTACTGGACTTGTTAATGTTGGGTCCACATTTGTTTCAATCTACGCCGTTGACAAGGTTGGAAGGAGAAAATTGCTCCTCCAAGCTTGTTGCCAAATGTTGATCTCTCAATTGGCAATTGGAATTATCTTATCCTTCAGTTTGAAGGAAACAGGAACATTAGACAGGACACTAGCAACAATTGTGGTGATCCTTGTGTGCACATATGTTATGTCATTTGCCTGGTCATGGGGACCTCTAGGATGGTTGATTCCAAGTGAAACATTCCCAATGGAAACAAGGACAGCCGGTTTCGCCTTTGCAGTCAGCACAAACATGCTTTTCACTTCAATCATTGCTCAGGCATTCTTGACAATGCTTTGCAAAATGCAAGCaaacatcttcttcttcttctctggCTGGATCGTTGTTATGGGACTATTCGTCGTCTTCCTAGTGCCAGAGACCAAGGGAGTTCCCATTGATGGAATGGTTGATGTGTGGAAGAGCCATCCAGTATGGAAGAGATGCTTCAAGAATGAATAA